The Micromonospora violae DNA segment ATTCCTCGGCCCAAGCCGCCCGTCAAGCCTCTACCGCCATTGCGTCCGCGTCCTTGACCTCGTCGAACAATCGTCGAAAACGCTCACCCGAACGCAGGATGTGTCGACGCATCGCATAGGCGGCGGCGTCCGGGTCCCGCGCGGCGATCGCGGCCACAATGTCCTCGTGCTCGGCCATGGCCAGGTGAGTGACCTGGGTGTCGTGGTGAAGCCGGAAGAGGTGTACGTGGCTGTGCAGGCGAGCGAGCGTTTCACGGATGACCTGGTTCTCGGCGCTCAGGGCGACGAGATCGTGAAAAGCGGCGTCGCGTAAGCCGAAGGCGCCGTAGGCCATCAGCCCATTGCCCCCTTCCAGCTCCGCCATCTCCTCCAGCATCCGCCGCAGACCGGCCACCTGCTCCGGGGACGCGCGTTCGGCGGATCGGCGCGCCGCTGCCGGCTCGAGGAGCAGGCGGACCTCGAGCATGTCCTCGAATCGGTGCCGGGTGATCTGGGGAGGAATGCGGTAGCCAGCATGGGGCACACGCACGACCAGGCCCTCGGCCTCCATGCGGTTGAGGGCGTCTCGGATCGGTGTCTGCGAGACCCCCAGCTCTCGCGCCAGGACGTCGATCGTGACGCGGGAGCCAGGCTCGATCCGGAGCGACATCAGCTGTCCGAGCAGGGTGTCGTACACCTCGTCGGCAAGCCGGCCGCCGGATCTTCCCGGCGACATTCCGCCCGTCCCGGACCTTCGGCCCCGCGCGTTCATCGCTTCGTCGTCCATCGTGACCTGAGGTCCTTTCCTGCGTCTTCGGGAACCTGTTGACATCCGTCACAACGCTGCGACATGCTGACGCCCCCAACCGGATCGTATAGGAAAAGTGTCGGATGCCCGCCATCCGGCACCCCCGCGACAACCCGGCAACACGTCTGAACAACCCAGCACCTGCTCGGCGAAGCACATAGCGAGGCCCTAGAAGTCCCCACCACCAGAAAGCAGGCTTCACGATGCGGCATACCCAGCAAAAAGGACGAACATCCGGTCGAAAGGTGCGGCTGGCGACGGCCGCCATGCTGCTGCTGGCCACGACCGCGGCGGCGTGCGGCGACAGCAAGGACGACGGTGAGAAGGCGAGCGCCCCCAAGGCGCCGGCGACCATCCCGCAGCTCACCAATGACCCGCTGACCCTCAGCTTCATCTGGTTCGAGTGGCCCCCCGCCCAGGCACTGGAAGCCTTCGCGAACGCGGAGTACAAGAAGGTACGGCCGAACGCGACCATCAAGGTCAACACCGTGCCGAACGCGAACTGGCACGACGCGATGTTCACCCAGTTCGCCGCGCACAAGACCGACTTCGACATCGCGATCCTGGACTCGCAGCACATCGGCGAGGCCGTGACGAACGGCAACATCCTCGACATCACCGACTTCGTCAAGAACAACATCGATGTCACGGCCTACAACCCGTACCTCCTGGCGGCGTACGGCCAGTTCCCCCAGGCCGAGACCGGCAAGCGCGACGAGAACGCCAGCCTGTACGGACTTCCGCTGCTCGGCGACACCTGGACGATGATCTACCGCAAGGACCTGATCGGCGACAAGCCGCCGCAGACCTGGGACGAGATGATCTCCACCGCCGAGAAGTGCCAGGCGGACAACCCCGGCGTCAGCGGGTTGGCTTTCCACCAGGCAAACGGCTCCGACGCCGCGGCCGTCACCTACAACACGGTCAACGGCGTCTACGGCGGCAACCTCTGGGACGCCAAGAACCGCAAGATCGAGGGCGTCCTCAACGACGCCGCGGGCCAGGAGGCGATGGACGTCCTGGTCAACAAGATGAAGCCGCTGACCGCCAAGGGCTCCGGCAACTGGTTCATCGACGAGGTGAACGCGGCGGTCGCCCAGGGCAAGGCCTGCATCGCGTTCAACTGGATCGCCGCGAGCGGCGGCCTGCTCGATCCGAAGCAGTCGACGCTCGGCACCTCCCGGGAGCAGATTCTCGACAAACTGGGTTTCGCCACCCTGCCGAGCCAGAAGACGAACCTGGTCCCCCTCGGCGGTATGGGGATGCACGTGTCGGCCTACTCCTCCGCGGCCAACCAGGCCGAGGCGCTGAACTTCATGAAGTGGTTCGAGCAGGCTGACATCCAGAAGAAGTGGGCCGCCGCGGGTGGCGTGCCAGCGCGTACCGACGCCCTCGCGTCGCCCGAGTTCCTCAACGCCGGGCCGTTCAACCAGGTGTACGCCGACTCGGTTCCGCGCATGCGGGACATGTGGAACGTGCCCGAGTACGCGCGCCTCGTCGACATCGAGAACACCAACGTGAACGCGGCCCTCAACGGCGCGAAGAAGCCGAAGGACGCGCTCGACGACATCGCCAAGGAGCAGCAGAGCGTGCTCGACTCAAGCAACCGCAAGGGCGGCGGCGGACTGTGAGCAACCCCGCCCCTCTGACGACCGACCAGCCCGGGCAGGTGGCGTCCGCGACGCCACCTGCACCGGGCCGGTCCCGGCGGTTGAGCGACCGTGGGCTCGCCGTGGTCTTCACCTCCCCCGCGCTGCTGCTGTTGCTCGCCATGTCGGTGTTCCCGTTGCTGTGGGCGTTGTACCTGTCCTTCACCGACTACTCGGCCACCCGTGGTGGGCCCGCGGAGTTCGTCGGATTCGGGAACTACACCGCCATCCTGACGTCGGAACAGGTCCACCTGAGGGCCTTGACGACGTTGATCTACGTGGTCGGCGCGGTCACCCTGCAGACCGTGCTCGGTTTCGGCATCGCGTACCTGATCTCCCGGCGCACGCGCGGGCGGGGAGCGCTGACCACCATGTTCCTGGTCCCGATGATGCTGTCGCCGGTCGTGGTCGGGCTGTTCTGGCGATTCATGCTCGACGCGCAGTTCGGCGTGGTCAACAGCATGCTCGGCTCGCTCGGCCTGGGGCAGGTGGAGTGGCTCACCCGGCAGCGGACGGCCCTGCTCTCCCTGATCGTGGTGGACACCTGGCAATGGACGCCGTTCATCATGCTCATCGCACTCGCGGGCCTCAGCGCGGTGCCGAAGTACCTCTACGAGGCCGCCTCGATCGACCGGGCGTCCGAGTGGTTCCGGTTCCGCACCATCACTCTGCCGCTGGTGTGGCCGCTGCTCCTCATTGCCGTGATGTTCCGGGCCATCGAGGCGTTCCGGCTGTTCGACCTCGTCTACATCCTCACCAACGGAGGCCCCGGCGTCTCCACCGAGACGATGTCGTTCCACATCTACAAGGTCGCGTTCCTGGGCTTCAACACCGGAACCGCGTCGGCGTACGGGATCCTCATGGTCCTCGTCGTCATCGTCCTCACGCAGCTCTACCTGCGCTACCTGAACAAGCTCAAGGAGGGCTGATGGCCGTCTCCGTTGACGAGGCCGTGTCCACAGGTCCTGCCCGCGATCACACGCCCCCCGCGCGCCGCTTCGGCCGCCGAGGTCGCTCCCTGCTGGAGGTCGCGCTGCTGACCGTGCTGGCCGTCGTGATGCTCTTCCCGGTGCTGTGGATGATCATGACGTCGATCAAGGAAAACCGGGACGTCTACGCCATCCCGGCCAAGTTCTTCGGCTTCACGGTCACAATGGACCACTACAGGGACGTGTTCGTCGCCCCCGACGGTGGTCGCTCCGCCTTGTCCGTCTCGTTCCTCAACTCCGTCGTGGTCGCCGGCGTCTCCACGGTGCTGGCCACCGTGCTGGGGGTCCCGGCGGCCTGGGCCTACTCCCGCTTCGGCATGAAGGCCAAGAAGGACCAGCTGTTCTTCATCCTGTCCACCCGCTTCATGCCGCCCGTGGTGGTCGTGATTCCGATCTTCCTCATGTACCGCCAGGTCGGACTCATCGACAACAAGCTCGGCCTGATCCTCATCTACGCCGCGTTCAACGTGCCGTTCACGATCTGGATGATGAAGGGGTTCGTCGACGAGGTGCCCTCCGAGTACGAGGATGCCGCCATGCTCGACGGCTACACCCGGGTGCAGGCGTTCTGGCGATACACCCTCCCCCAGCTCGTGCCCGGCATCGCCGCGACGGCGGTCTTCGCGCTCATCTTCTCGTGGAACGAGTTCGTGTTCGCCATCTTCCTCACCTCCAGCGACAGCGTGCGGACGGCCCCACCCGCCATCGCCGGCCTCATCGGCGGCACCACGACGGACTGGGGTCTCGTGGCAGCCGCCTCCGTGGTGTTCGCCCTACCGGTGCTCGTCTTCGCCTACCTGGTGCGCAAGCACCTCATCGCCGGTGTGACGCTCGGGGCGGTGCGGCGCTGATGGCGGGCATCGAGGTGACCGCGCTGCACAAGCGCTACCCGGACGGCACGGTCGCAGTCGACCAGGTGGACCTGTCCATCGGCCACGGCGAACTGTTCGTGATGCTCGGCCCGTCGGGCTGCGGCAAGACGACCACGCTGCGGGCCATCGCCGGCCTGGAGAGGCAGACGACCGGCGACATCCGCATCGGCGACACGCTGGTCAACGACCTGCCGCCCGCCGAACGCGACATCGCCATGGTGTTCCAGTTCTACGCCCTCTACCCGCACCTGCGCACCCGCGACAACCTGGCGTTCCCCCTGCGGGCCGAGGGACTGCCCAAGCAGGAGGTGCACGCACGGGTCGAGGAGGCCGCCCGGCTGATGCGGCTCGGTTCACTCATGGACCGGCGACCGCGCCAGCTCTCCGGCGGGGAGCAACAACGCGTCGCGCTTGCGCGCGCCCTGGTACGACGACCGCGCGCATTCCTCATGGACGAGCCCCTCACCAATCTGGACGCGGAGCTGAGGGCGGACATGCGCACGGAGATCAAACACCTGCAGGGTGAGCTGGGGGCCACGATGGTCTACGTCACCCACGACCAGGTCGAGGCGATGTCGCTCGGTCACCGCATCGCCATCCTCAACAAGGGTCGCGTCGAGCAGATCGGCACGCCGCTGGAGGTCTACGACCGCCCGGCGAGTCTCTTCTGCGCCGCATTCATCGGCTCCCCGCCGATGAACCTGATCGACGTGGAGCTGACCGACGGCAAGCTGCACGCTCAGGGTGGGCTGGTCCTCACGCCACCGCCGGGCCTGCCGCGCGACCGTCGCCTGATCGCCGGCGTCCGGC contains these protein-coding regions:
- a CDS encoding carbohydrate ABC transporter permease: MSDRGLAVVFTSPALLLLLAMSVFPLLWALYLSFTDYSATRGGPAEFVGFGNYTAILTSEQVHLRALTTLIYVVGAVTLQTVLGFGIAYLISRRTRGRGALTTMFLVPMMLSPVVVGLFWRFMLDAQFGVVNSMLGSLGLGQVEWLTRQRTALLSLIVVDTWQWTPFIMLIALAGLSAVPKYLYEAASIDRASEWFRFRTITLPLVWPLLLIAVMFRAIEAFRLFDLVYILTNGGPGVSTETMSFHIYKVAFLGFNTGTASAYGILMVLVVIVLTQLYLRYLNKLKEG
- a CDS encoding extracellular solute-binding protein yields the protein MRLATAAMLLLATTAAACGDSKDDGEKASAPKAPATIPQLTNDPLTLSFIWFEWPPAQALEAFANAEYKKVRPNATIKVNTVPNANWHDAMFTQFAAHKTDFDIAILDSQHIGEAVTNGNILDITDFVKNNIDVTAYNPYLLAAYGQFPQAETGKRDENASLYGLPLLGDTWTMIYRKDLIGDKPPQTWDEMISTAEKCQADNPGVSGLAFHQANGSDAAAVTYNTVNGVYGGNLWDAKNRKIEGVLNDAAGQEAMDVLVNKMKPLTAKGSGNWFIDEVNAAVAQGKACIAFNWIAASGGLLDPKQSTLGTSREQILDKLGFATLPSQKTNLVPLGGMGMHVSAYSSAANQAEALNFMKWFEQADIQKKWAAAGGVPARTDALASPEFLNAGPFNQVYADSVPRMRDMWNVPEYARLVDIENTNVNAALNGAKKPKDALDDIAKEQQSVLDSSNRKGGGGL
- a CDS encoding ABC transporter ATP-binding protein, producing the protein MAGIEVTALHKRYPDGTVAVDQVDLSIGHGELFVMLGPSGCGKTTTLRAIAGLERQTTGDIRIGDTLVNDLPPAERDIAMVFQFYALYPHLRTRDNLAFPLRAEGLPKQEVHARVEEAARLMRLGSLMDRRPRQLSGGEQQRVALARALVRRPRAFLMDEPLTNLDAELRADMRTEIKHLQGELGATMVYVTHDQVEAMSLGHRIAILNKGRVEQIGTPLEVYDRPASLFCAAFIGSPPMNLIDVELTDGKLHAQGGLVLTPPPGLPRDRRLIAGVRPEALEVTAPGAEASIPARVVSAEWLGDEIIYVVDHGGQRDVRVRMPPTVRFAADAKVGLRHTGGTPAVYDVSTEELVA
- a CDS encoding carbohydrate ABC transporter permease, coding for MAVSVDEAVSTGPARDHTPPARRFGRRGRSLLEVALLTVLAVVMLFPVLWMIMTSIKENRDVYAIPAKFFGFTVTMDHYRDVFVAPDGGRSALSVSFLNSVVVAGVSTVLATVLGVPAAWAYSRFGMKAKKDQLFFILSTRFMPPVVVVIPIFLMYRQVGLIDNKLGLILIYAAFNVPFTIWMMKGFVDEVPSEYEDAAMLDGYTRVQAFWRYTLPQLVPGIAATAVFALIFSWNEFVFAIFLTSSDSVRTAPPAIAGLIGGTTTDWGLVAAASVVFALPVLVFAYLVRKHLIAGVTLGAVRR
- a CDS encoding GntR family transcriptional regulator, translated to MDDEAMNARGRRSGTGGMSPGRSGGRLADEVYDTLLGQLMSLRIEPGSRVTIDVLARELGVSQTPIRDALNRMEAEGLVVRVPHAGYRIPPQITRHRFEDMLEVRLLLEPAAARRSAERASPEQVAGLRRMLEEMAELEGGNGLMAYGAFGLRDAAFHDLVALSAENQVIRETLARLHSHVHLFRLHHDTQVTHLAMAEHEDIVAAIAARDPDAAAYAMRRHILRSGERFRRLFDEVKDADAMAVEA